In one window of Verrucomicrobiota bacterium DNA:
- the folP gene encoding dihydropteroate synthase translates to MGIVNVTPDSFSDGGQFLDADKAVAHGLRLAGEGADMLDIGGESTRPGAEPVSEAEELRRVLPVISQLAARVSIPLSIDTQKPAVARAALGAGASIVNDIAASRADPAMARVVAEAGAGYVVMHMQGTPQTMQRAPAYADVAAEVDGFFAERLRWLAPHGVAAEQLALDPGIGFGKTVGHNLKLLAAIPRFTKHRRPLLVGVSRKSFLGQLLGAGVAARLPAALACTVTAARDGANVFRTHDVAATAQALRMAEALGAQDIR, encoded by the coding sequence ATGGGCATCGTGAACGTCACGCCGGACTCCTTCTCGGACGGCGGGCAGTTCCTCGACGCGGACAAAGCCGTCGCCCACGGACTGCGACTCGCCGGCGAGGGCGCCGACATGCTCGACATCGGCGGAGAATCCACGCGCCCCGGCGCGGAACCCGTCTCCGAGGCCGAGGAACTTCGCCGCGTGCTTCCCGTCATCAGCCAGCTCGCCGCGCGCGTGAGCATCCCACTCTCCATCGACACTCAAAAGCCCGCGGTCGCGCGCGCCGCGCTCGGCGCCGGCGCGAGCATCGTCAACGACATCGCCGCGAGCCGCGCCGACCCCGCGATGGCGCGGGTCGTCGCCGAAGCCGGCGCGGGTTACGTGGTCATGCACATGCAAGGCACGCCGCAAACCATGCAGCGCGCCCCGGCCTATGCCGACGTGGCGGCCGAAGTGGACGGGTTCTTCGCGGAGCGGTTGCGGTGGCTCGCGCCGCACGGCGTGGCGGCGGAACAACTGGCGCTTGACCCCGGCATCGGCTTTGGGAAGACGGTGGGGCACAATTTGAAATTGCTCGCGGCCATTCCGCGGTTTACAAAGCACCGGCGCCCGTTGCTGGTCGGAGTCTCCCGCAAGTCATTCCTCGGGCAACTCCTCGGCGCTGGCGTTGCGGCGCGGCTTCCGGCGGCGCTGGCATGCACGGTGACGGCGGCGCGCGACGGCGCGAACGTGTTCCGCACGCACGACGTGGCGGCCACCGCGCAGGCGCTCCGGATGGCCGAGGCCCTCGGCGCGCAGGACATCCGATGA
- a CDS encoding TIGR00159 family protein → MNWTPIKEHWRDGVEILLLAVVIYYAYNFLRRTRGAPIVNGLLVLLALAFVTAALKLEVLSWLLSAVLTLSALAAVVIFQPELRKLLAELGTQRLFVTAREQREKIEVIIQTVERLADVRIGALIAIEQKIDLQNAVESSIVVDCESTPEMLETIFFPNNAIHDGGVVIKNGRILRAACIFPLTQRPDLSKSLGTRHRAAIGLAEETDALVVVVSEETGQLSYAHNGQFTKNVTVEALRSFLTAELIPQGRPQNVLEWLRSHVEAWLKERPAPAPPHSDPGPFTAAKSARPTAAPPSVPPAKATAKP, encoded by the coding sequence ATGAACTGGACCCCGATCAAAGAGCACTGGCGGGACGGCGTGGAGATTCTCCTCCTCGCGGTGGTGATCTATTACGCCTACAACTTCCTGCGCCGGACGCGGGGCGCGCCGATCGTCAACGGGTTGCTCGTGCTGTTGGCGCTTGCGTTCGTCACGGCGGCGCTCAAGCTCGAGGTGCTGAGCTGGCTGCTGAGCGCGGTCCTCACGCTGTCCGCGCTTGCGGCCGTCGTGATCTTCCAGCCCGAGTTGCGCAAACTCCTCGCCGAGCTCGGCACGCAGCGGCTGTTTGTCACGGCGCGAGAGCAGCGCGAGAAGATCGAGGTCATCATCCAGACGGTCGAGCGCCTCGCGGATGTCCGCATCGGCGCGCTCATCGCCATCGAGCAGAAGATCGACCTCCAGAACGCCGTCGAGAGCAGCATCGTCGTGGATTGCGAATCCACGCCCGAGATGCTCGAGACGATCTTCTTCCCGAACAACGCCATCCACGACGGAGGCGTCGTGATCAAGAACGGCCGCATCCTCCGCGCCGCGTGCATCTTCCCGCTCACGCAGCGACCCGACCTGAGCAAGTCGCTCGGCACGCGCCACCGCGCGGCCATCGGGCTTGCGGAGGAGACCGACGCGCTCGTCGTGGTCGTCTCCGAGGAAACCGGCCAGCTCTCGTATGCGCACAATGGGCAGTTCACCAAGAACGTGACGGTCGAGGCGCTTCGTTCGTTCCTCACCGCGGAACTCATCCCGCAAGGCCGCCCGCAAAACGTCCTCGAATGGCTGCGAAGCCACGTCGAGGCCTGGTTGAAGGAGCGGCCCGCCCCCGCGCCTCCGCACTCCGATCCGGGCCCGTTCACCGCCGCCAAATCCGCCCGCCCCACCGCCGCGCCGCCGTCCGTCCCGCCTGCGAAGGCGACGGCCAAGCCCTGA
- a CDS encoding phosphoglucosamine mutase: MSAQKRLFGTDGVRGTANMEPVTAETALKLGRAAAHVFKNSEFGSRGRGKHKIVIGKDTRLSGYMLENALSAGILSMGVDVLFIGPLPTPGVAYVTRSLRADAGIVITASHNPYDDNGIKFFGPDGFKLADPIESQIEDLVFSGDVEGIRPSALEVGKAVRIDDALGRYIEFAKTSFPRGQTLDHLRIVVDCANGAAYKATPCVLRELGAEIFVSGHTPDGFNINKECGSMHPQALCSKVREYGANLGIAHDGDADRVLLCDENGTMLDGDDIMAIVALDMLGHGTLAGKTLVTTVMSNAGLDAAVQAAGGRVVRTDVGDKNVIDEMLRGGFNFGGEESGHLIFRDYSTTGDGLVAALQVLSIMKAGGVALSGLCRGWARFPKVVTNIKVREKRPFAELKGVMALIKEAEAEVQPAGGRVLLRYSGTEPKARLLLEGRDTTVLNRHSKKIAEAIQTQVGG; this comes from the coding sequence ATGAGCGCCCAGAAACGACTTTTCGGCACCGACGGCGTCCGCGGCACCGCCAACATGGAGCCCGTCACGGCCGAGACCGCGCTCAAGCTCGGCCGCGCCGCCGCGCACGTCTTCAAGAACTCCGAGTTCGGCTCGCGCGGCCGCGGCAAACACAAGATCGTCATCGGCAAGGACACCCGGCTCTCCGGCTACATGCTCGAGAACGCACTCTCCGCCGGCATCCTCTCGATGGGAGTCGACGTGCTCTTCATCGGACCGCTGCCGACGCCCGGCGTCGCGTATGTCACGCGCAGCCTCCGCGCCGATGCCGGCATCGTCATCACCGCGTCGCACAATCCTTACGATGACAACGGCATCAAGTTCTTTGGCCCCGACGGCTTCAAGCTCGCCGACCCCATCGAGTCGCAAATCGAGGACCTTGTCTTCAGTGGCGACGTCGAGGGCATCCGGCCCAGCGCGCTCGAGGTCGGCAAGGCCGTCCGCATCGACGACGCCCTCGGCCGCTACATCGAGTTTGCCAAGACCTCCTTCCCGCGCGGACAGACCCTCGACCACCTGCGCATCGTCGTGGATTGCGCGAACGGCGCCGCCTACAAGGCCACGCCCTGCGTGCTGCGCGAACTCGGCGCCGAAATCTTCGTCTCCGGCCACACGCCCGACGGATTCAACATCAACAAGGAATGCGGTTCCATGCACCCGCAAGCCTTGTGCTCGAAAGTCCGCGAATACGGCGCCAACCTCGGCATCGCGCACGACGGCGACGCCGACCGCGTCCTCCTGTGCGACGAAAACGGCACGATGCTCGACGGCGACGACATCATGGCCATCGTCGCGCTCGACATGCTCGGCCACGGCACGCTCGCGGGCAAGACGCTCGTCACCACCGTCATGAGCAACGCCGGCCTCGACGCCGCGGTGCAGGCCGCCGGCGGGCGCGTCGTCCGCACCGACGTCGGCGACAAGAATGTGATCGATGAAATGTTGCGCGGCGGCTTCAATTTCGGCGGCGAGGAAAGCGGACACCTGATCTTCCGCGACTACTCGACCACCGGCGACGGCCTCGTCGCCGCGCTGCAAGTGCTCTCGATCATGAAGGCGGGAGGCGTCGCCCTGTCCGGCTTGTGCCGGGGTTGGGCGCGCTTCCCGAAAGTCGTCACCAACATCAAGGTGCGGGAGAAGCGCCCCTTCGCCGAGCTCAAGGGCGTGATGGCCTTGATCAAGGAAGCCGAGGCCGAGGTGCAGCCCGCGGGCGGGCGCGTGCTGCTGCGCTACTCGGGCACCGAGCCCAAGGCGCGACTCCTCCTCGAAGGCCGCGACACCACCGTCCTCAACCGACACTCCAAGAAAATCGCCGAAGCCATCCAGACGCAGGTGGGAGGGTAG
- a CDS encoding DUF58 domain-containing protein has protein sequence MAHVSDFLSPAELQKISNLQVVARLVVEGFFSGLHKSPHKGFSVEFAQHRQYVQGDEIRRLDWKVFGKTDRFYIREFEEETNLRATLLLDLSGSMAYGGDHSPSKQQYATRLAAALAYLMLQQRDSVGMVTFDSKLRRYIPQRSGVGHLRVLMDELQSAHPGGETALASVFRDLVPRIHRRGLLIILSDCFGEVKDLVTALAQFRHARHEILLFQILDRDELTFPFKRWTKFDSLEVPGQFRLIEPAQFRAAYLDNLKKFQDELTAGCHRHRIDLVPMVTDQPYAEALAAYLTKRLARG, from the coding sequence ATGGCGCACGTATCGGATTTCCTTTCGCCCGCCGAGCTGCAGAAGATTTCCAATCTGCAGGTCGTCGCGCGTCTCGTCGTCGAGGGGTTTTTCTCCGGCCTGCACAAGTCGCCGCACAAGGGCTTCAGCGTCGAGTTCGCCCAGCACCGGCAGTATGTGCAGGGCGATGAAATCCGCCGCCTCGACTGGAAGGTGTTCGGCAAGACCGACCGCTTCTACATCCGCGAGTTCGAGGAGGAGACGAATCTGCGCGCCACGCTGCTGCTCGATTTGAGCGGCTCGATGGCCTACGGCGGCGACCACTCGCCCTCCAAGCAGCAATACGCCACGCGGCTCGCCGCCGCGCTCGCGTATCTCATGCTCCAGCAGCGCGACAGCGTGGGCATGGTCACGTTCGACTCGAAGCTCCGCCGCTACATCCCGCAACGCTCCGGCGTCGGCCATTTGCGCGTGCTCATGGACGAGTTGCAATCCGCCCACCCCGGCGGCGAAACCGCGCTCGCGTCCGTCTTCCGCGACCTCGTCCCGCGCATCCACCGGCGCGGGCTGCTCATCATCCTCTCGGACTGCTTCGGCGAGGTGAAGGACCTCGTCACCGCGCTCGCGCAGTTCCGGCACGCGCGCCACGAGATTCTGCTGTTTCAGATTCTCGACCGCGACGAGCTCACGTTTCCCTTCAAGCGCTGGACCAAGTTTGACTCGCTCGAAGTGCCCGGCCAGTTCCGGCTGATCGAGCCCGCGCAATTCCGCGCGGCGTATCTGGACAATCTCAAGAAATTCCAGGACGAACTCACGGCCGGGTGCCACCGGCACCGGATAGACCTCGTTCCGATGGTCACCGACCAGCCGTATGCCGAGGCGCTGGCGGCTTACCTGACGAAGCGGCTCGCGCGAGGATGA